The DNA region TGCCTCTGTAAACCTCTGTGTGTGGATCTAATTCAGACTCCTACTCCTTCAGAACAACGTGAAGCATGCCTAGGTCATATTGTGAGAGACTGACCTGCTGCAGAATCTGCTAGCATTGGTCCTTATCAGTAAAAGGCTTTTTGTAAATGGCAGTAGGGATTAAACAGGCTGTCAGTTGGTTGAGGACTTACTGGCGCTTTTCTCCTGGGTGAAGTAGTTCactcttcatttttcataaaaccTGCCAGTTAGCTACAGCTAGTGACTTCTGTTTGCGTTGTATGTAATTTGCATGGCTTTCAGGCATAATGTTGCCCTAATTGAACCATAAGCCAAATGATAATACAAGcaagcactgaaataaatgattTAAACCTATATGACAAATCAAACAGCTGTTTTGTTATATGAATCAGAGTTGTAAAGCACATTAATTTAATCATCAAACAAGTGATTTTAAGCTAGTCTGAAACAAGTTGCCTGTGCAGGCTAAATTGACTTTTATTCATATCTGTCTTGATGCAGATTTACTTGTAAAGATAACCAGcattctgggagggggggaataTGAAGCTTGTGCTATTGCTGCAGAAAATTATTCCATTAAAGCATTTAAGGGAATGATGTGTTAGCAAGACCTTCCTACTGTAACTTGCAAATATAAAGAATATGCATGCTTACTTAATGCTCAGCCTGCAGATTACATTCCTTGCACTTAATTCCTGTTGAATGTgatagaaaaaaatcaattcagagTTAATCTTATTATGGTGTAGCTAAACATTTGTACAAAACTTTCTGTGCATTTAAGTAACCATTTATAGTGAAACATATTACTTAAAAGGTTCTAGGAAGATTTCCTCCAAAATGGGCATTATAAGAAGCTTTTCTTGGGGGACAAGTGATGATTCTTGGGTGGCATCCATTTCTAACACATGTACTTGACTGCATCTTTAGCAGCTTGACTCATCTGCAGTAGTTTTAGGAGTTATTCCAGTAGCTGTTGCTATGTACAATGTACTGCCATCAACGTTTCTTGGGAAGTGGGAGGGGACTGGGACTGAACAGAGAGCTTGGTCACTGTAGGATAGACTAGTCAGCCAAAAGACCTCATCTTTGAGAATTTACCTGTGCTTCAATCAGAATGGGAAGAGCAGGTGGTATGACTTGCTCATGTCCTTGTGGTCCCAAAGGGAATGAGTTAGCCCAGGTGGTTATACTCGGTTTGGGTTGGAACTTTGAAGGAGTAGGAGGAAGTGGAAAGGTGAATGCATGCTCTTATGGAGAGCCCTTAACTTCATGGAATGTCTACCACAGTGTCAtaataaaagcaattttctttctgtgatacaTTGCAAAGCTACTTTGTCTAAAATCTTATGGAAGGTAGCTTATAGAAGGtagctgctggtttttttttttcttgtccattAACTGCAAGCTAGCAACATCTTTGCAAAAGTCAAGTTAGAATTTTAAGAAGCTGTACCACCAAAGTATGCTGATTTCAGATGATCGGGAGTTACCTTGGTTTCCTGAATTGCTTTAAttagaagtgaaataattttacCTAGACCTGTACTACTTCTGTTGGTGTGCTAATGCAGATGCTTTCCTAATACTTCGCAGGTGGAGGATGAAGTTGATCACAGCATTCGGAAAGTATATAACGGATACAATGGGACAAATCCTGATGCAGCCAGTCGTGCTATTGATTATGTACAGAGGCAGGTGAGATGGCGAGACACATGGGAACTTTTCTGTCCTTAAAACACAGATGCTGTGTTGCTCTGCTACTTGTTAGCACATCTTCCTCCATTCTGACAAATCTAGGAAACAGCTGATTGGTCAATAAATAGTTTAACTCAGTTAAAATTAGTAGAATTATGACATTGTTGATGGGGAGATGCATTTTGTGTAATTGGCTATCTATGAATTGGTGTTTGGATTCAGATATTTAGTACTTACGTATTTTTCTGCAATGGAACATAATCTTAATATGCTTGTGTTCTTGGTATTGCTGTTAGAATTGCTGTCTCATCCCACTTCTTGACTGATAAACACATTGGCTCTTTACCTGTATGATTTTTCAGTTGCGCTGCTGTGGGATCCATAACTATTCAGACTGGGAGAATACTGTCTGGttcaaacaaactaaaaataacagTGTGCCACTTAGCTGTTGCAAAGCAGCCCTCAGCAATTGTACTGGCAGTTTGACCCGCCCAATGGACCTTTATTCTGAGGTAAGACAGCTGAAGTATGAATTTATGCAGCCATGCGCTTTTGCTGAcaatcatttaattttctttttagtgggaGCATGAAGTCCTGGGtgtatttgctttaaaaggaaataaacatggtttctagagggggaaaaaaactctctccttttttcatCTGTGATATACTAAGTAATGACTTTTTTTAGTGTTTGGCTTATCTTTCTGCCCtgtttgcttttggggttttttttggtgtgtgtctAAATGTGGTTGCCAGATGGATATGTAAGAAGTCTACTTGTTTCAGGGGTGTGAGGCTCTGGTTGTAAAGAAGCTTCAAGAGATCATGATGTATGTCATCTGGGCAGCACTAGCATTTGCTGCTATTCAGGTAAGAGAATATTTCTTTAGCTGAAAACTTTTTCTCAAATGAAATTCTAAACTGCTGTCCAGGTTATTACAGGTATACACAGGATGATGACATCTTTAGTCCCAACTTGGTTTGGGGGATAAATGAACATCAGTCAAAAGATCTAAACACTTTAACACAGAACTTCTCAACCATGCATGGTCTAAAAACTGCTGCTATGTGGATGTATATTCTATTAGATTTGAAGATAGCTGAACAGTCACTGTTACATGCAGTAATCTACTAGAATGTAAATGGCaaatttatttcttgaaaactAATTATCTAAGTGTTAAGTATCACGACTGTGCTCTGATGGCATTTAACACTTGAATTTGTGTAGGATTTAATTTCCAACTTTAAAACAGATAGCTCATACTTCATGCCATTTTAGAGGTACATCAGCTTAACTATGCTTCATGGCATACAAATAATGTCAAGACCACCCAGAAGTACCCAGAAGGTACACCAGGGTTTTTGATAGCATACTCTGCTCTTGTTCATCTGAGCTTTGCATTGTGTCTTGAAGATTCTTAAGCAAAAAAAGAGGTTCTAAATTGGAGACCCTGCCTACTTAAAATTGAGCACAGACTGTCTCCCACAGGAACCCTAGTAGTTACAGTTATCCTGGGCATAAAGTAACTAAAGAAATAGACTAATGTGTATCTCagtatttatttagatttttttaaaaaaaggctagGACTGTCTTCTAAACATATCTATAAAATTGGAATTTTGGATGCTTATCAATTTGGCAAGCTTAGTACATTAATCACGTTATTTTCAGACTATGCCAATGTTATGGCCACTGAGAAATGTAGTACCTATGCTGAATCCCAAGAGACGTGAAAACTACTTTCAAAGTTACTTTTGTGCCCTTAATGGCATTTGAATTCAGAAAACATTGTACCTGTTGAGTCAGGCAGTTTAGGCACTTttgtttgcaaaagcagcttttgAGCTGGATTGTATGTTtgaaggtaaatattttttttgcaaacagtCTTGTGAAAATATGGTTAAATTTCTATTTCAGTGTTACAAGGATATACTCATGGGTAACACTGTATATAGTAATATTGTTGAACTGTCCAGAACAAGATTACTTCAGCTATGGAACTTTAAATTTGGTGAGATCTGTGCTCAGTCTTCTGaaggaaggtttttttttaactgccattCTTAAAGTTTTAACTGTTCAATTAATATTTAGTCGTCTTGAACACTGAAATACATTCACTTACATTACACAAATACATTTACCACAACCATGGTTACTGTGGCAGATtttttgtgtggggaaaaaaatgtatgttatgAGGCTGGGTGAGCTGAATCCCAAGAGGAGGCATTATTCCTAGTTTTGGAGTTTGCAGGTTGATTAACGGGTCCTCCTCAAGATGTAGCATTGTTATAATCCTCTCTGGGAATAGGCGAGAATTTCTGACGTGCTTGCAATGGAAACGTGGCTGCTTGCATCCTTCTGTTATTCCTGGCTCATCAGTTCTAGGCAAGCATGTTAGTTGTATCCCTTCTGCAGTGTATGCTCTTTGATTTGTCTCCACATGTCAGTAATCAAGCTGCTGGCAGAAATTACATATTGTCTAAATAGTTTGTCAAGAAAATAAGGACATCAGAGAAATTTATTTGCTAGTGCTGCAGTacagtattttgaaatctttttcctTAAAGCTAAAACAAGCTGCATGATACCTGTTTAGAAAATGAGTAGAATAAAGATAAGTGTAGAATACAGGATGTTGGGAATACCCTTGAAATTTCTGTCTAGTAATATTCACTTGAGTGGTAATCACACTTAAGTCTGTCAGAGGATAATTCTTGTATCTTTGCTCCACAGTTCAAATTCACATGTTTTAAAATGACGTTAGTTTCAGTCACTACTCAACAGTATTCAAACTGTTCTATTATTTACCTCCTGAAACTTAAGACATAAGTTGTGACATCTTCTTATTTGTAATACAGaatttaagtatgtgcttagCCTGATTCTCAGCAAAATAGTCTGTGGGCTAATTGAAATGGAGATAAGAATGTAAACTTCAGCAAATGGCCAGTAACTTAGGTCATGTCCTGTTAACTTAGAGGAGTAATTATGTTTTTCTTACCTTTTGATGAATTTTACTACCTTTCCTATACTCACTGCATAGAGTCCACTATGAACTAATTGTTATTTCGTATGTTATGGAATAAGGCTGTCCAAAGTTCATTACCTCTAATAGCTTACAGGCAACAAATTTAGCCTTCagtactttctttaaaatgaaaagactgaGAAGAGGAGAATTTTTGCAAGGCTTGGAATTTGTGAAAAACTTAGTCTTTTTTGCATAGAAGTAATTTTTGGTATGTTCATGTTTCAGTTACCATGGGGATCTTCCAGTGTGCAATAATTCCCTGGTCTCAATGACAGTGACAGCACAGAGCTATTAATAAATAGGAGGCAAACTGAAGGGAGCAAAGGCATTTCAGTGCAGTAGATGCGCTGCTTGATTAGCTGCAGAGTTCATTCTTAAAGATAGCTTTTGTAGTTAGTGAACATTTACAAGATACTGAGCTTGGCATATGTATATACAGGTAGTGAGCTTTTCTGTACAAAACCAAATTGGTTTGAAAGATTGGATATAGTTACTGCTAGCAGGCAAACttaaaaaatactaaatttaatttaaaaaaaacaaactaaacaaaacttCTGACTGTCGGAGATGTCTAAACTTTTCTGAAAGTTGAAGATGGGGATGCATGGATCCTTCCTCAACAcagacttctaaaatatttttcttcacaatatGAAGTAGTGACTGAAGAGAAACAGAATCGAATGCTTTAGAAAAGGTTTTAGAGGTGCTAgcgtatttttttaaaatgacataataAATCATCTCGGTAGAGAAAGTTGAAATATGGGAGTTACTTCTGTGTTTACAGTGAATTCTAGGAATATGCTCAGTGGCCTCCTAAAGTTTGTAAATGGTTTAAATAGTAACTGAAAAGTCGATTACGTGAGGTTTTATTATAGTACCTGATTGTTTCAGATTTTGCACAACTATGTATAAATTTAATGTCTTGAGTGAGTCATTGAACAGGATTATCTCTGTGTGAATAACTAAGCATGATGGAACTGCTTTTATTTGACATACATGGCTAGAATGAATTATAGCAAAAGACTAAAGGAGGTGTTTCTCTGCAGCACACTCTGCATTTTATCCTTGTTTTGAACTGGGAAAAAGATGAAGCTTTTGCACTTCCAGGCTGTGAGCCTTCTTCAGAGTTCTGTAGCCACTGGCAACTACCACAAACTCTCCATTTCACAAGTCTAACttaaggattttttaattgtGGATATTACCTCCTCACTTAAAAGGGCTGTGTCCATGAAGAGTCATTCTCTCATGTaacactgttttttctcttaCTCTGACATGAATATAAcaacctgagcaacctgatctagttgatgTTGCaggggtggttggactagatgacctttaaaggtcccttccaacccaaaccacacTATGGTTGTATGATAACATATATTTGGAAGTTAGTCTCTGAACTGGAACCACCCAAGTActgatggaaagggaagaaaggtgcTCTTTTTACCAACACACTGAAGTGGCATGCTCTAGGTTACTCTCCATAAGCTTTTTTTGAACCTGAGCTGGTTTCTGCTATAGATCCAAAGCAGATAATGCACTCCAGACAAAGAATATTATTAATCTTTACAGCTCGTTCCTTTCCAGGAAATTAAAAGCTCATACTAGAGTTTCAtcattcttctttttaatcaCTGCTTATTTAGACTTacgatttttaaaacattctctcTTCAGTCTTTCAGCAGACTTTAGTACTATGTTGCATGTACCATCATTTAGTTTTAAAACTTGTTATACGTGTGATGTTTACATCAGACTTTATTAAAAAAGTGAGTAATTGTCCTTTTGTCCCAGTACTGTGTCTTTACTGGGTTTTTACTGTATCAACGAAGAAGCTTTATGCTTGGTTGTCTGCTCACCCACTTcattcttgtttgctttctgctcaAGGGGTTTTGGGgataggttttttgtttgtttgttttagaaacttATTTGGCTTCTGGGTGATGCTTTATAATCCAGAGCTGTGACAGGAGCCTCTTGAAATATTTGCATCTGTGAAACTTCTATGCATATGACCAAATCAATACAATCTTTTACTTTACTAGAAGCTATTGCCAATTACTGTAGACCACAGAACACAAGACTATACCTGTTTGTTTTAGTAGGTACAGTCTTATTCTACCTTGAATAAATGTGCAACTTCTGTAAAATATCATGCCCTACATCCCTGATTACATTCATCTGATTTAAGTCTTGTAAATGTGTATGGGGCGTCATACCCTGAATTCCTGGCAAACTTGCCAGCGCAGTCATGGTACTGTGAATTTTAACAGCAGGAAAATGTCTAAAAGTGCATCATTCACATTGGACTTAAGCTTTCTAATATGGCATATTAACAGAGATTGAGCATTTGAAAGGGATTTCAGCGGTGAAGTAGGTTCATAAAACTCTGAAGTTTTGCTCTCTCATCATAGCAATTAGAGGCTAATGCATCTGAATTTCACTTCAATTTTTCATACCAGATACAGTACCTAAAAATCTGTACCTTTcataaaaaaattagtaatttctTCCATCTGAATTATTGAGGCAGAATACAAGTGGCTGACCAAAAAAACTTTTGTTAAAGATGTCCAAGACAATCTTGCAAGAAAATAAGGCTGGAGTTTGTGGCTCTTGCTTTTTGCAGTAGGAAATGaagctttttgaagaaaaatgcatttgttgcCATTTACCTTACAGACAATTAGTCTTGTGAAGCATGCTGACAATTTCTGTGCTGAGGTTAAAACTCTTGAAGTACCTTCTTTGTACtcagcttgttttcttcttttttgtctccATAGCTTCTGGGCATGTTGTGTGCCTGTATAGTACTATGTAGGAGGAGTCGGGATCCTGCCTACGAACTTCTCATCACTGGCGGAACCTATGCCTAGAAGAGAATGCGAGCACATGGTTCAATCTTCTCACTTACATGGAAGGTGAATGGGCCAGGTCTACTGCAATAGCTTTCTTGCCCTAAGCTTAGTGAAAGCACACCTTTCACAGATGGGGACAGCCGTACTGTACACTGGTGATGGGCAAAACAACTCAACTTTACACACACCCATATAATTACCTGTGACTTTCAGTGTTTTAGCCAGCTATTCATGTATCTAAATGTTTTAGTATACTAGTAAACTTTCTAATTTCAGAACCATTTGCAAGTTAAGTGTAACTTGGTTGATATGAAAGTCAAAGGATGTGTGCCTACTTTGGTAGATTACCTCTAAGCATTAACTGGCTGATTCTTGCATATAGAGAGAGGATTTCTTAAAACTTCATTACATCGAACTTTTTTGGCCAAAGTTGTACAAAGGGAGCCAGCTGTTAtttaatttgaggaaaaaaatattttaatcttgcCCCTCACCAGTGtcactttaaaaaacacttaacTGAAGTCCAGTacactttatatataaaattgtaaagaaaaaaaggctaaccAAAACTTTAGTATCATGTGACTGCAGTTTTGACCTTCAGAGATCAAATCTTTCAAACATTAGTGGTTTAAAATACAAGCTGGCTTTTCAGGAGTATAATGTATGCACTACTGTtctataatgaaatatttcatttttctatgaAGAGCGGTTTTATGTGTTGAGTGAACTGTTAGACTGTAGATCTTAAATTGGTTTGGAAACGATGTAGCCATGTAGAGTAGCAAAGTACTATGTGAAAGTGATCTCAACTGTAAATAGTAAACCCAATTAAATAAATCTCTGTATATCCTCCCTATAAAcatgtcttgttttctgtttaagatTCCAGTGTATTTGTTCAAATGGAATCCTGGTGTGCTAGAAGCATAAGCTTTAGTATGAAAGCACCAGTTTTAAGCAGCTTCACTTATAGGTCTGTATTTAAGGTTTGGTGGAAGCTTGATTGTATcatatttgttgtttttatttgaaacaatACTAGAGAAACACAGCACAACAAACTTGGATGAACTTGATGGAAAGTTAACATCTTGTGAATACAATTAAGGAAGAATCTGTTGCCTCTCAACAGTGGGGGGTGAATAGCCATACTATAACTGCTGTATGTTAATTATGCATTACTGTGTCTTATATTATTCAGATGTTTAGTCACTGCTCTGCTTTCCATGGCTTCAGTTGCCTCATTCTTTGCAGAAGCCAGGAATGTTCAGAATTTCTACTAGTTGCTTATGTGCTTTGTCATGCAAATTAGACGTGCTCAGCCAAACCGTCAACATAGCATTCTCAAATACACAAAGAAACATCACTCAGGAAAAGATAATTCTAATATGTGTAGTCTGTTGTTACGGCAAATATATCTTCGGGGGGATTTAAGTTTCTCTAGAGTTGTTACACTGCTATAGAAGTGTACTTCTGGAATTCTATATTAATTTCTAAAGGTGCGTTTCAGATGATATGCCCTTAGGGCTTAGATTTTCATTCTTAGTATAGTATGTGGCTTAACCTGAAAGTCCTCCTGGGAGTCTGGCATTAAATTTCCCGGGTCTGGTAGCAAGCCTGCTAACAGAACCTACTATCGGAAGCATTGACAAATTTAAGGATTATCTGCATCATGTTGTATTGCATGTTGTAGATATGTTTGGTAGGATCCTAGACTAAGAAGATCAAGAAGACCCTGGCTTGTAAGAATCAGACCAGGGGAGGTTTTAAAACATACTTCTGTGTTGCACAAAACAAAGCTAAGGATTCTTCAAAAAGCAGTCTGCTCTTACTAGCAACAAGGCACAAATAAGCTCTGCAGTCAAGAGTCTGAACATACCTCTTTGAAGTGAGGATAGTTATGGAGAGATTATAGTGCATGTACTTAATATTGTGGGAAGATACGGCTTTAGAGTAGAGATTACTTAATGGTATAGCACCAAGTACTTGCTTGTAGATCAGGGAAGTCTCTGCttgcttcagaaaatgcagagaaTTCACGCTGGAATGTGGAAACTTTTTCTGAATCtactcaataaatattttatagctcTCTTTGGCATAAAACAAAATCTAAACAAAGCCCAACCGAACTTTTAACTGTTGTAAATTAGTTGTTTCTAGGAACCAGTGGCCTTCTTGCATGGTTTGTCAGTAGGTCTTGGATGTGTGGATAGAGTTACAGTATTGtatttttggggggggcggggaacaCCAAACACAAACTTGCAAGGGTCTAATACACTGCATTTTGTATGACTCACTGAAATTGGGAACAAGTGGTAGCTGTAGTATGAGGTTTTAATTCTTACAGTCTTTGAATAATCCTGTATTGTAAATGTGCTGGGGTTGCTGTGTGCTAATTAGTGCAAACAGTGGGATTCAAACTCAAATAAGGAGGCATACACAAATGCTTATGTAGGGATTGAGATAATACTGATTTTCTCCCACTATACCTTCTGTCATCGCTTCCAGTTATGTAGGCTTGCTGAATTCTGAAGGTGATTAGAAACCAGACAGCTTAAATACTTGTTACTGGTTCAGTATAGTTCAGCTTGGTTAATGTTGAATATTACCATAGTACTAAAAGCCTTGGATtggcaataaatacattttgcttaGAATTCCAGAACTGTAAACTGATCTGGCAGGCTTCTGAAATTCAGTCTTTGGTCCCAGTATAACCCTGGAGAAGAAATTCTTAATCCTGAGTCCTGTAGAAAAGGAGACAATTTGATATTAAAGGCAGATGACAAATGTGAGCCTTATCTAGCTGTAGTCCATATACCTGTGTCCTGTTAAAAGCTTTAAACAGTGAAGGCAAAACAGGTTGTTCTGCTTGTCAAGGGGCTGCTGTTACTGtgtattataaattttaaaaatgcaggtgTAGTTTGTGGCACCCATTCATGGAAGTGTTGCTCTGTGTACCTATTTCACTAGAAATTGTGGCTTATTTAGCATTTAACTTTGCCTGTGGTAGAACAGCACTATATTTGGGTGAATATACAGAGAGTTTACTCCattgtaaatatattaaaacacTAGTATTAAAATGTCTTGATATGCTGAGCTTCTTGCTGTCCATGTGAGCAATATTCCTTGCTTTTACCTAAAGACTCTTGATTTCTCTTAGAACTGAAGTATATGCATTTCCAAAAGCCTGTTTTGTATCTGAGAAGAGCTTCTTTACTTACTCATCTTCTGGCTGGATTCCCACTTATTCTGGATCCACACTGCCTGCTACTGTTAATAAAACTCTGCTCTTAGCAAACTATTCATGTGCGAAGAAAAATGACACCAGAAGACTAGATTTCTGTCCTGTGGGTGAAAGGGTGAAAGACTGTTTCTCTTTTAGCAAGCTGGTGAAGCCATATGCCTTTCTGCTTCACTCCTTGCCAAACAGTCTAAGCAAGGTTTGCATTCTAGCTTTTTCTTCACCTGAGTCAGAAGGTCTGCATTGCaatgaagtttttgttttttaagtttagAGTGTTTTTTGCTGTTGAGCAAGCAATCATGTTAGTATTAAAGAACAGGGGAAAAGTCTGAACAGCGTGGGCCTGTCTATCAAGTAATACTCTGATAAAcaggttttctgcttttaagttaCCTATATTGAGACTCCTTCCTCTTAAATGAAGTTATATCATAATGAAACTCAGGCTCCTGTAAACATTCAAAGCAATATTTTCCAGGGTGGACTTCATTGTCataatgaacaacaacaacaacaaaagaaactaaaaactTAGGTGTGAGCAAGATGGAAGAGTTTTGCTTTCCTCTAGTACGTTTTTAGTTGCTAGCTGTTTTTCTCGCTGTTACCATTGAACCCTATTTAGCATAGGACTTTCATATGCAGTGTAGTATAAAGTTACCTCCGCTAGCTACTTCGAGATAAGCTCAAATATCAAAGGCAATTGAGCCATGGCAGCATGCAGTTTAGTAGGGGCTACTTAATATTGGTGAGAAAAAATACCATAAATCAGCCTGTACTTAATTAATGCTAGGAGTACCACAGGTCCATTGCTTCCAATACCAACTAGTTTGGTTTGCTCAATAGTGCTGTAGTTTGCAGTGTAGACTCTATCCAAGCTCTGTGTTAATTTGACTTGCTGAGTATCTCTGATCTGCACTGTTATCCTTTATCTTTCTCACTTccctttttcctgtgttttctagCTGGTTCACACTCTTGAAACTTAAGTTAGAACACCATTCTCATTAACACTTTGAACATGAATTCTTAATTTATCCTTCAACTTTAGCATCACTGATTAActccctttttgtttctttcttcaggcacAGAATCCACATGATTAACTATTTTTAAGATCAGCATTCTAGCAAAGGGAATGTTAAGTTTCTTCCATTCCTCTTTGTGGAaatctttcatgtattttaagaatatattttctgtgactgttgagagaaaacaaaaatcatggGCTTAAATTGCAGCAAGTGAAATAAGGTTGATACATcaggaaatacttcttttttttcctactgaaagaaTGAATAGGCTTTGGATTGCATTAGACAGGAATGTTGGTGTTGCTGTAATTTGGCCTTTCTAATGTGCTCGTATCTACCAGTGCTTTTTAGGGAACAGGGGATGACTTAGTTTCATTCCAGCTCTTTTTTCCTTGACTCCTGTGTATGACATCTTCAGTTTCTGTTTGGATTTCCTCTTGTCTATCTTGTAGCTTGATACAAGGTAATCCTGCTATTTTTGCAAGCCAAATGTCACATTTCTTAGTTTTTAGATGTAGCTGACTGCTTCCACAGAGgtttcttctgtgtatttaaCTTTTTGGAATATACAATATGTAGTATGTTTCTGTCCCCCTACTTAGTCTGATGTGACTCATCTTCTGTAGTGCAGAGTCTACCAAAATTCAGCTCTTACAGTGAGATCTTGCAGCATAGGAAATACAGaaccaaaaaataatttttggtacCCTGTTGATAGGCTTGATAGCAGCTCTGTAGGACTGATTACACTGTAGTACATTGATTACTTTTTCATGTTTCACTATGCTGTAAAATTCTGATAATGCTATCTATGAAGTCGAGCCACTTATTTTCAGCAGTTCCTACTTTTACAGTTACTTCAGCCAGTGAAGTTGTTAATACTAGCAACACTGggtgatttggggagggagaaaggtttgtgtttttattaaagaGGATGGCTGGATCTGTTCTCTGGGTTGCTTGACAGTACTTAGATTTCCTGCTTCAAACAGCTAGCAGTATGTTTACTTCACTGAAGTGGCTGCTCATCCAAACCACCTGGGTCTGGTGCCTTCTGCTGAAGAGGCAATGAGATCTCAGTGCAGACTACACAGGAAATCATTCAAAGAATGATTGAACGTGTGTATGCTACGTGGAGCACACAAGCATGGAGCTTACCTGGAGCAGTGAGCCTGACCTCATCTAGAGCTTTTTAACACATGGGATTAGAATTGCCTTAAGGGTGTTTTTTAATTGagctttatttcttcttgcagCTATTAAAATGACTTAAGTACATTATAGTGCAAGTCCCATGCTTTACTGCCTTTCAGCAACCTAATATGAGGCTCACAAGAATTCGAGAATCTCATTCAGACTATAGTCTAGTAAGGCATGATCAGGTGTATGTTTGTCTTattaaatggggggaaaaatgatCTAACAAGCTCAATTTAATGAAGTTagtaaaaaaatctgtcttgatAGCAAGAAGAGGACAGCTTGTGAGACTTCTTCAGTACCTGGAGTTTCAGATGAGGTTTGAGATAAGTACTTGTGATAATAGTGGTAGTGATAGCCTCCACAATATGGAGTTAGTGGATCTTGTAACTGACTTAATCTTAGGCCTGAGATTAATCCCACTGAAATGCAATAGAAGTCTCTAAGTGCAGTGGATCTTAGGTTTTCCTGTGCACTGTATCCTGTAGCATAAGCACACACTTGCATGAATGCAGTGCTTAGCAGACTGCCACCTGGGCCTCTAAATTGTCTTTTTCAATTTTTGCTCTTTGGTGCCACTCTCGCTGATTTGAGCA from Mycteria americana isolate JAX WOST 10 ecotype Jacksonville Zoo and Gardens chromosome 6, USCA_MyAme_1.0, whole genome shotgun sequence includes:
- the TSPAN3 gene encoding tetraspanin-3 isoform X2 yields the protein MGQCGITSSKTVLVFLNLIFWAAAGILCYVGAYVFITYDDYDHFFEDVYTLIPAVIIIAVGTLLFIIGLIGCCATIRESRCGLATFVIILLLVFITEVVVVVLGYIYRAKVEDEVDHSIRKVYNGYNGTNPDAASRAIDYVQRQLRCCGIHNYSDWENTVWFKQTKNNSVPLSCCKAALSNCTGSLTRPMDLYSEGCEALVVKKLQEIMMYVIWAALAFAAIQLLGMLCACIVLCRRSRDPAYELLITGGTYA
- the TSPAN3 gene encoding tetraspanin-3 isoform X1, which encodes MGQCGITSSKTVLVFLNLIFWAAAGILCYVGAYVFITYDDYDHFFEDVYTLIPAVIIIAVGTLLFIIGLIGCCATIRESRCGLATFVIILLLVFITEVVVVVLGYIYRAKVEDEVDHSIRKVYNGYNGTNPDAASRAIDYVQRQLRCCGIHNYSDWENTVWFKQTKNNSVPLSCCKAALSNCTGSLTRPMDLYSEGCEALVVKKLQEIMMYVIWAALAFAAIQCYKDILMGNTVYSNIVELSRTRLLQLWNFKFGEICAQSSEGRFFFNCHS